A region from the Triticum aestivum cultivar Chinese Spring chromosome 3D, IWGSC CS RefSeq v2.1, whole genome shotgun sequence genome encodes:
- the LOC123078603 gene encoding probable protein ABIL1 isoform X2, with the protein MQLQAPPSWVPGPDPARPAPTTFDEASMERSKSFVKALQELKNLRPQLYSAAEYCEKSYLHSEQKHIVLDNLKDYAVRALVNAVDHLGTVAYKLTDLYEQQVSEVSTVELKVASLNQQVLTCQTYTDKEGLRQQQMIGNATRHHKHYIVPTAGNKRMQAFSEMQTDAEFDLKPKPYPSEKTLFWHLASEKNTKTNGEHQSELGHGETKTTKPTSSGGFNLTGKELSVSPLPKRLQSNVSSSDIVTRNIGMKPGARHLASFSSLDNPRGRQIQKAPVRTKSMLAAFFVRHRSGKMKNVSVR; encoded by the exons ATGCAGCTGCAGGCGCCGCCCTCGTGGGTGCCCGGGCCCGACCCCGCCCGCCCTGCTCCCACCACCTTCGACGAGGCGTCCATGGAGCGGAGCAAGAGCTTCGTCAAGGCGCTCCAG GAGCTCAAGAACCTGCGCCCACAGCTCTACTCCGCCGCGGAGTACTGCGAGAAGTCGTACCTCCACAGCGAGCAGAAGCATAT CGTGCTGGACAACTTGAAGGATTATGCTGTCAGGGCGCTGGTCAACGCGGTCGACCACCTTGGCACCGTTGCCTACAAATTGACAGACCTGTATGAACAACAGGTTTCAGAGGTCTCAACTGTCGAGCTGAAAGTAGCATCCTTGAACCAG CAAGTCCTGACTTGCCAAACTTACACCGATAAAGAAGGCCTTAGGCAGCAGCAGATGATCGGAAACGCCACAAGACACCACAAACATTACATCGTACCAA CTGCGGGAAACAAAAGAATGCAGGCCTTTTCTGAGATGCAAACAGACGCCGAGTTTGACTTAAAGCCTAAACCTTATCCCTCAG agaagactcttttctggcacttgGCTTCAGAGAAGAACACCAAAACCAATGGAGAACACCAATCTGAATTGGG CCATGGGGAAACGAAAACTACTAAGCCTACATCCAGTGGTGGGTTCAACCTTACAG GTAAGGAATTGTCCGTGTCTCCTTTGCCCAAGCGTCTGCAGTCGAATGTGAGCAGCTCGGACATTGTTACGCGTAACATTGGCATGAAG CCTGGTGCAAGGCATTTGGCATCATTCAGTTCTCTCGACAACCCAAGAGGGCGTCAAATCCAAAAGGCTCCCGTCCGCACCAAAAGTATGCTAGCTGCTTTCTTTGTCAGGCACAGGTCCGGAAAGATGAAAAACGTCTCTGTTCGTTGA
- the LOC123078603 gene encoding probable protein ABIL1 isoform X1: MQLQAPPSWVPGPDPARPAPTTFDEASMERSKSFVKALQELKNLRPQLYSAAEYCEKSYLHSEQKHIVLDNLKDYAVRALVNAVDHLGTVAYKLTDLYEQQVSEVSTVELKVASLNQQVLTCQTYTDKEGLRQQQMIGNATRHHKHYIVPTAGNKRMQAFSEMQTDAEFDLKPKPYPSEKTLFWHLASEKNTKTNGEHQSELGHGETKTTKPTSSGGFNLTGKELSVSPLPKRLQSNVSSSDIVTRNIGMKDQPGARHLASFSSLDNPRGRQIQKAPVRTKSMLAAFFVRHRSGKMKNVSVR, from the exons ATGCAGCTGCAGGCGCCGCCCTCGTGGGTGCCCGGGCCCGACCCCGCCCGCCCTGCTCCCACCACCTTCGACGAGGCGTCCATGGAGCGGAGCAAGAGCTTCGTCAAGGCGCTCCAG GAGCTCAAGAACCTGCGCCCACAGCTCTACTCCGCCGCGGAGTACTGCGAGAAGTCGTACCTCCACAGCGAGCAGAAGCATAT CGTGCTGGACAACTTGAAGGATTATGCTGTCAGGGCGCTGGTCAACGCGGTCGACCACCTTGGCACCGTTGCCTACAAATTGACAGACCTGTATGAACAACAGGTTTCAGAGGTCTCAACTGTCGAGCTGAAAGTAGCATCCTTGAACCAG CAAGTCCTGACTTGCCAAACTTACACCGATAAAGAAGGCCTTAGGCAGCAGCAGATGATCGGAAACGCCACAAGACACCACAAACATTACATCGTACCAA CTGCGGGAAACAAAAGAATGCAGGCCTTTTCTGAGATGCAAACAGACGCCGAGTTTGACTTAAAGCCTAAACCTTATCCCTCAG agaagactcttttctggcacttgGCTTCAGAGAAGAACACCAAAACCAATGGAGAACACCAATCTGAATTGGG CCATGGGGAAACGAAAACTACTAAGCCTACATCCAGTGGTGGGTTCAACCTTACAG GTAAGGAATTGTCCGTGTCTCCTTTGCCCAAGCGTCTGCAGTCGAATGTGAGCAGCTCGGACATTGTTACGCGTAACATTGGCATGAAG GATCAGCCTGGTGCAAGGCATTTGGCATCATTCAGTTCTCTCGACAACCCAAGAGGGCGTCAAATCCAAAAGGCTCCCGTCCGCACCAAAAGTATGCTAGCTGCTTTCTTTGTCAGGCACAGGTCCGGAAAGATGAAAAACGTCTCTGTTCGTTGA